Proteins encoded by one window of Halomonas sp. Bachu 37:
- the trxB gene encoding thioredoxin-disulfide reductase has protein sequence MSEARHERLIILGSGPAGYTAAVYAARANLKPLLITGIQAGGQLTTTTDVDNWPGDAQGVQGPELMERMKQHAERFDTEVLFDHIQEVSLGEKPFILKGDNASYTCDALIIATGASARYLGLPTESQFMGQGVSACATCDGFFYRNQEVVVVGGGNTAVEEALYLSNIASKVTLVHRRDSLRAEKILQAKLFEKVEAGKIVLEWHQAVEEVLGDSTGVTGVRLKSVLDGSHKEIQAPGLFIAIGHHPNTAIFEGQLEMNGGYIKVRSGLEGNATATSVPGVFACGDVMDHIYRQAITSAGSGCMAALDAERYLDDVPVA, from the coding sequence ATGAGTGAAGCACGTCACGAGCGTTTGATTATCCTGGGCTCCGGCCCCGCCGGGTATACGGCGGCAGTCTATGCCGCCAGGGCGAACCTCAAACCGCTCCTGATCACCGGCATCCAGGCGGGTGGCCAGCTGACCACCACCACCGACGTGGATAACTGGCCGGGAGACGCCCAGGGCGTACAGGGGCCCGAACTCATGGAGCGCATGAAGCAGCATGCGGAGCGCTTCGATACGGAAGTGCTTTTCGACCATATCCAAGAAGTCAGCCTAGGCGAAAAACCGTTTATCTTGAAGGGTGACAACGCCTCCTACACCTGCGATGCGCTGATAATCGCCACCGGCGCCAGCGCTCGTTACCTGGGCTTGCCCACCGAATCGCAGTTCATGGGCCAGGGGGTTTCCGCCTGTGCCACCTGCGATGGGTTCTTTTATCGCAACCAGGAAGTGGTCGTCGTCGGCGGCGGCAATACGGCGGTGGAAGAAGCCTTGTACTTGTCCAACATCGCCTCGAAAGTGACGCTGGTACACCGTCGCGACAGCCTGCGGGCGGAGAAGATTCTCCAGGCGAAGCTGTTCGAGAAAGTGGAGGCGGGCAAGATCGTCCTCGAGTGGCACCAGGCGGTGGAAGAAGTGCTAGGAGACAGCACCGGCGTGACCGGCGTGCGCCTGAAGTCGGTACTGGATGGCAGCCACAAGGAGATCCAGGCACCGGGGCTGTTCATCGCGATCGGTCATCATCCCAATACCGCCATCTTCGAAGGCCAACTGGAAATGAACGGCGGCTACATCAAGGTTCGCTCGGGCCTGGAAGGCAACGCCACGGCTACCAGCGTGCCCGGCGTCTTCGCCTGCGGCGATGTCATGGACCATATCTATCGCCAGGCGATTACCTCGGCGGGAAGCGGCTGCATGGCGGCGCTGGATGCCGAGCGTTATCTGGATGATGTTCCCGTGGCCTAG
- the thiO gene encoding glycine oxidase ThiO gives MSDFLIIGGGVIGMMTALQLADAGRQVILVERNACGQEASWAGGGIVSPLYPWRYQPPISRLSRWSEGAYPSLALRLLEDTGIDPEYRQRGLLYLQVDDEAQALAWAHETGKPLERRDGRFVYAKEPNLVAGVEEALWMPTLGSIRNPRLIQALRARLLSMPGVTLREQCEVTGFEQRGARITGVTTPHGVVHGDEIIVCGGAWASLLLTELGIQLPVKPIKGQMLAYQAPKGLVERVVLMNGRYVIPRADGLLLVGSTLEDTGFEKSLSAVAEESLSQSAQAMVPALKDLPVAHHWAGLRPGSPDGMPFIGKVPQWDNLYVNAGHFRNGLVLAPASTHLLVDQLLGREPIIDPAPYQLTPERLGG, from the coding sequence GTGAGCGATTTCCTCATTATTGGTGGCGGTGTCATCGGCATGATGACCGCACTGCAATTGGCTGATGCCGGGCGTCAGGTCATTTTGGTGGAGCGCAATGCGTGTGGGCAGGAAGCGTCCTGGGCGGGGGGAGGCATCGTGTCTCCGCTCTACCCATGGCGCTACCAGCCACCGATTTCCCGCCTCTCGCGCTGGTCGGAAGGTGCCTACCCCTCGCTTGCGCTGCGCTTGCTGGAAGATACGGGGATCGACCCCGAGTATCGCCAGCGCGGGCTTCTCTACCTGCAGGTGGATGACGAGGCACAAGCCTTGGCGTGGGCGCATGAAACCGGCAAGCCGCTGGAGCGCCGGGATGGCCGCTTCGTCTACGCCAAGGAACCCAATCTCGTGGCGGGAGTGGAGGAGGCGTTATGGATGCCGACGTTGGGCAGCATACGCAATCCCCGGCTCATCCAGGCCTTGCGGGCACGCCTTCTCTCCATGCCCGGCGTGACCCTGCGGGAGCAGTGTGAGGTAACGGGATTCGAGCAGCGGGGCGCGCGCATTACCGGGGTGACGACCCCCCATGGCGTGGTGCATGGGGACGAAATCATCGTTTGTGGCGGGGCGTGGGCGTCGCTGTTGCTCACTGAGTTGGGTATTCAACTGCCGGTGAAACCGATCAAGGGACAGATGCTGGCGTATCAGGCCCCCAAGGGGCTGGTGGAGCGCGTGGTGCTGATGAACGGGCGTTATGTCATTCCCCGCGCCGACGGGCTGTTGCTGGTAGGGTCGACGCTGGAGGATACCGGCTTCGAAAAATCCCTGTCCGCGGTTGCTGAAGAGTCGCTGAGCCAGAGCGCGCAGGCTATGGTGCCGGCCCTGAAAGACCTGCCCGTGGCGCACCATTGGGCCGGACTGCGCCCGGGGTCACCCGACGGCATGCCCTTTATCGGCAAGGTGCCGCAATGGGACAACCTGTATGTCAACGCCGGTCATTTCCGCAATGGTCTGGTGTTGGCGCCGGCCTCCACCCACTTACTGGTGGACCAGCTGCTGGGCCGCGAGCCGATCATCGACCCGGCGCCCTATCAGCTGACTCCCGAGCGGCTTGGGGGCTAG
- the acnA gene encoding aconitate hydratase AcnA — translation MSNIPDTLQTLDAGDHTYHYYSLAQAAKQLGNIDRLPKTLKTLLENQLRFGNDESVSLEDLQALVDWQKEGKSTREIGYRPARVLMQDFTGVPGVVDLASMRAAVEKLGEDPARINPLSPVDLVIDHSVMVDKFGNPAAFQANVDIEMQRNRERYEFLRWGQQAFDNFSVVPPGTGICHQVNLEYLGRTVWTKEEDGKTFAYPDTLVGTDSHTTMINGLGVLGWGVGGIEAEAAMLGQPVSMLIPEVVGFKLTGKLREGITATDLVLTVTQMLRSKGVVGKFVEFYGDGLKDLPLADRATIANMAPEYGATCGFFPVDEETLNYLRLTGREDDHLELVEAYSKAQGLWREPGDEPVFSDTLQLDMSEVEASLAGPKRPQDRVALQDMKSTFAKLMAEDAKSSSSTARGKLKSEGGGQTAVGADRSQETRPFAHHSSQNVELDGNAFDLDPGAVVIAAITSCTNTSNPSVMMAAGLVARKAREKGLSTQPWVKTSLAPGSKVVTDYLEAGGFTDDLNALGFNLVGYGCTTCIGNSGPLPAEIEKAVESGDLTVASVLSGNRNFEGRVHPLVKTNWLASPPLVVAYALAGNVQCDLSQDALGSDSDGNPVYLKDIWPSQAEIAEAVAKVDTAMFRKEYAEVFEGDEVWKAINVPESKVYQWPDSTYIQHPPFFEGMGREPDAIEDVANARVLAMLGDSVTTDHISPAGSIKADSPAGRYLQEHGVKPLDFNSYGSRRGNHEVMMRGTFANVRIQNEMLDGVVGGETRHVPSGEQMPIYDAAMKYAEEGTPLVVIAGKEYGTGSSRDWAAKGTRLLGVRAVLAESFERIHRSNLIGMGVVPLQFPEGESRKSLGLTGDEEVSIAGLADLTPGGNVKVIIKGADGEKSVDAKCRIDTANELAYYRHGGILHYVLRKMIGAA, via the coding sequence ATGAGCAATATTCCCGATACCCTGCAAACACTGGACGCAGGCGACCATACCTACCACTACTACAGCCTGGCGCAAGCGGCAAAGCAACTGGGCAATATCGACCGTCTTCCCAAGACCCTCAAGACCCTGCTGGAGAACCAGCTGCGCTTCGGTAACGATGAAAGCGTCTCTCTCGAGGACCTGCAGGCTCTAGTGGACTGGCAGAAGGAAGGCAAGTCCACCCGTGAGATCGGCTATCGTCCGGCGCGCGTATTGATGCAGGATTTCACCGGCGTACCCGGGGTGGTGGACCTCGCCTCCATGCGTGCCGCGGTGGAGAAGCTGGGCGAAGATCCCGCTCGCATCAATCCCCTCTCGCCGGTAGATCTGGTCATCGACCACTCGGTGATGGTGGACAAGTTCGGCAACCCCGCCGCTTTCCAGGCCAATGTCGATATCGAGATGCAGCGCAACCGGGAACGCTACGAATTCCTGCGCTGGGGTCAGCAAGCCTTCGATAACTTCAGCGTCGTTCCCCCGGGAACCGGTATCTGCCACCAGGTCAACCTGGAGTACCTGGGCAGGACCGTCTGGACCAAGGAAGAAGATGGCAAGACCTTTGCCTACCCCGACACCCTGGTGGGTACCGACTCGCACACCACCATGATCAACGGCCTGGGCGTCCTCGGCTGGGGCGTAGGCGGTATCGAGGCGGAAGCTGCCATGCTCGGCCAGCCGGTCTCGATGCTGATACCCGAAGTGGTCGGCTTCAAGCTCACCGGCAAGCTGAGAGAAGGCATCACCGCCACCGACCTGGTACTGACGGTTACCCAGATGCTGCGCAGCAAGGGCGTGGTGGGCAAGTTCGTCGAATTCTACGGCGACGGCCTCAAGGATCTGCCCCTGGCCGACCGGGCCACCATTGCCAACATGGCCCCCGAATATGGCGCGACGTGCGGCTTCTTCCCGGTGGACGAGGAAACGCTCAACTACCTGCGCCTCACCGGCCGCGAAGACGACCACCTGGAGCTGGTCGAAGCCTATAGCAAGGCCCAGGGGCTGTGGCGTGAACCAGGCGATGAGCCAGTGTTCAGCGACACCCTGCAGCTGGACATGAGTGAAGTCGAAGCCAGCCTGGCCGGGCCCAAGCGTCCCCAGGACCGGGTGGCACTGCAAGACATGAAGTCCACCTTTGCCAAGCTCATGGCAGAGGATGCTAAATCGAGCTCTTCCACCGCGCGGGGCAAGCTGAAATCCGAAGGTGGCGGCCAGACCGCCGTGGGCGCTGATCGCAGCCAGGAGACCCGGCCGTTTGCCCACCACTCCAGCCAGAACGTGGAACTCGACGGCAATGCCTTCGACCTCGACCCGGGTGCCGTGGTCATCGCCGCCATTACGTCCTGCACCAACACCTCCAACCCCAGCGTGATGATGGCCGCCGGCTTGGTGGCGCGCAAGGCGCGTGAAAAGGGGCTCTCCACCCAGCCGTGGGTCAAGACCTCCCTCGCTCCCGGCTCCAAGGTGGTAACGGACTATCTGGAAGCAGGTGGCTTTACCGACGATCTCAACGCCCTGGGCTTCAACCTGGTCGGTTACGGCTGCACCACTTGTATCGGTAACTCCGGTCCGCTGCCGGCCGAAATCGAGAAGGCCGTTGAATCGGGTGACCTGACCGTGGCTTCGGTACTCTCCGGTAACCGCAACTTCGAAGGTCGCGTCCATCCGCTGGTGAAGACCAACTGGCTCGCATCGCCGCCCCTGGTGGTCGCCTATGCCCTGGCGGGCAATGTGCAGTGCGACCTCAGCCAGGATGCGCTGGGCAGCGACAGCGATGGCAATCCGGTTTATCTCAAGGATATCTGGCCGTCCCAGGCGGAGATCGCCGAAGCCGTGGCCAAGGTCGATACCGCGATGTTCCGCAAGGAGTACGCCGAGGTATTCGAAGGCGACGAGGTGTGGAAAGCCATCAACGTGCCCGAAAGCAAGGTCTACCAGTGGCCCGACTCCACCTATATCCAGCATCCGCCGTTCTTCGAAGGCATGGGACGCGAGCCGGATGCCATCGAGGACGTGGCCAACGCCCGGGTACTGGCCATGCTGGGGGACTCCGTCACTACCGACCATATCTCGCCCGCCGGCTCCATCAAGGCGGATAGCCCCGCCGGTCGCTATCTGCAGGAGCACGGCGTCAAGCCGCTGGATTTCAACTCCTATGGGTCACGGCGCGGCAATCACGAGGTGATGATGCGCGGCACCTTCGCCAATGTGCGTATCCAGAACGAGATGCTCGACGGCGTTGTCGGTGGCGAAACCCGTCATGTGCCTTCGGGCGAGCAGATGCCGATCTACGACGCGGCGATGAAGTATGCCGAGGAAGGCACCCCGCTGGTAGTGATCGCCGGCAAGGAGTACGGTACCGGCTCCAGCCGCGACTGGGCCGCCAAGGGTACGCGCCTATTAGGGGTACGGGCGGTACTGGCGGAATCCTTCGAACGTATCCACCGCTCCAACCTGATCGGCATGGGCGTGGTCCCGCTGCAATTTCCCGAAGGCGAGAGCCGCAAGAGCCTGGGCTTGACCGGCGACGAGGAAGTTTCCATTGCCGGCCTGGCCGACCTGACCCCCGGTGGCAACGTCAAGGTCATCATCAAGGGAGCCGATGGGGAAAAAAGCGTTGATGCCAAGTGCCGAATTGATACGGCAAACGAACTGGCGTACTACCGCCACGGTGGTATCCTTCACTACGTGCTGCGCAAGATGATCGGCGCAGCCTAA
- the rluD gene encoding 23S rRNA pseudouridine(1911/1915/1917) synthase RluD, giving the protein MSRILEAQHRVPDTLAGARLDQVAAELFAEHSRERLKGWIKSGELTVNGERGKPKDKLHGGEFLTLEAHLQDDTRFEPEDIPLAIVHEDDEVLVIDKPAGLVVHPAAGNPDGTLLNALLFHCPALAQIPRAGIVHRLDKDTTGLMVVAKTLAAQTALVEQLQARTVSRHYDAVVIGKPVAGGKVDAPIGRHPKDRKRQAVTASGKPAVTHYRVVERFRAHTHVRCQLETGRTHQIRVHMAHQRYPLLGDPLYGGRPKLPPGAAQPLKEILREFPRQALHARKLSFVHPASGEELTFRAPLPDDLLMLIDYLREDSETMR; this is encoded by the coding sequence ATGTCCCGGATTCTTGAAGCTCAACATCGCGTCCCCGATACCTTGGCGGGGGCGCGCCTGGACCAGGTGGCGGCCGAGCTGTTCGCCGAGCATTCCCGTGAGCGCTTGAAGGGGTGGATCAAGTCGGGGGAGCTGACGGTCAACGGGGAACGCGGCAAGCCCAAGGACAAGCTCCATGGCGGCGAATTCCTGACTCTGGAAGCCCATCTGCAAGATGATACGCGTTTCGAGCCCGAGGACATTCCACTCGCCATCGTCCATGAAGACGACGAGGTGCTGGTCATCGACAAGCCCGCGGGGCTGGTGGTGCATCCCGCTGCAGGTAACCCGGATGGCACCCTGCTCAATGCGCTGCTGTTTCATTGCCCGGCTCTGGCCCAGATACCCCGGGCCGGTATCGTCCACCGCCTGGACAAGGACACCACGGGGCTGATGGTGGTCGCCAAGACCCTGGCGGCACAAACTGCCCTGGTCGAGCAGCTCCAGGCGCGTACGGTATCGAGGCACTACGATGCTGTCGTCATCGGCAAGCCGGTGGCAGGTGGCAAGGTAGATGCGCCCATCGGTCGCCATCCCAAGGATCGCAAGCGCCAGGCGGTTACCGCTTCGGGCAAGCCGGCGGTGACACATTATCGTGTGGTGGAGCGCTTTCGCGCCCATACTCATGTTCGTTGCCAGCTGGAAACCGGGCGGACTCACCAGATTCGGGTGCATATGGCGCACCAGCGCTATCCGCTGCTGGGAGACCCGCTCTATGGTGGGCGCCCGAAGCTTCCGCCGGGCGCGGCGCAACCTCTCAAGGAGATCCTGCGCGAATTTCCCCGCCAGGCTCTGCATGCGCGCAAGCTGAGCTTCGTTCACCCCGCCTCGGGGGAGGAGTTGACCTTCCGTGCGCCGCTGCCCGACGATCTGTTGATGCTGATTGATTACTTGCGCGAAGACAGCGAGACGATGCGATGA
- a CDS encoding PP0621 family protein has translation MNLLIIRLIIFAVLFFAGLKLYRMYREWKLDHDTRAEQELRHDGGQMVRCRWCDVHVPENEALRDREQWFCSSAHRDRFLQEQTQDDNDQSPR, from the coding sequence ATGAACCTCTTGATCATACGGCTGATTATTTTCGCTGTGCTGTTTTTTGCCGGCCTCAAGCTTTACCGCATGTACCGCGAATGGAAGCTCGACCACGATACGCGTGCGGAGCAGGAGTTGCGTCATGACGGCGGCCAGATGGTGCGTTGCCGCTGGTGCGATGTTCACGTTCCCGAGAACGAAGCCCTGCGCGACCGCGAGCAGTGGTTCTGCTCCAGCGCCCACCGGGACCGCTTTCTGCAGGAACAGACCCAGGACGACAACGACCAGTCCCCCCGCTAG
- a CDS encoding GspH/FimT family pseudopilin → MPTFSRSLHHAQPRQGGFTLIELLVVMSLVAILAVWGIPSFHAFGARTSTHSEVQRLQQALSLARNTAITRQSTVTLCPANATQDRCINEWDGPLMVIEGLAEDTLDEQDTIVRVLPATSGVTVTYNRQWRRMRYTPLGHASGYNGRFFVCPESITDHDLPGKEIVLSQLGRVRVQGDIDCPLDP, encoded by the coding sequence ATGCCAACGTTTTCGCGAAGCCTCCACCACGCCCAACCGCGCCAGGGCGGCTTCACCTTGATCGAGCTATTGGTGGTGATGAGCCTTGTTGCCATCTTAGCCGTCTGGGGCATTCCCAGCTTTCACGCCTTCGGCGCAAGAACCTCGACTCATAGTGAAGTCCAGCGCCTCCAGCAGGCTCTTTCTCTGGCCCGTAATACGGCAATTACCCGCCAGAGTACCGTGACGTTATGTCCCGCCAATGCGACACAGGATCGCTGCATAAACGAGTGGGATGGCCCTTTGATGGTCATCGAAGGCCTGGCCGAAGACACCTTGGATGAACAGGACACCATCGTGCGTGTCTTGCCCGCCACCAGCGGGGTAACCGTGACGTATAACCGTCAGTGGCGGCGCATGCGCTACACCCCGCTGGGCCACGCCAGCGGCTACAACGGCCGGTTCTTCGTCTGCCCCGAGAGCATTACCGACCATGACTTGCCAGGCAAGGAGATCGTGCTGAGTCAGTTGGGCCGGGTCAGGGTTCAAGGTGACATCGACTGTCCCCTCGACCCTTGA
- a CDS encoding outer membrane protein assembly factor BamD encodes MRVFIAATRVGALALTAALLAGCASNNSNTEEGEYDNVAERELYEQARASLDNNRFPVAIERLEALDSRYPFGAHAEQAQLELVYAYYENSDWETARAAASRFIRLHPDHPQVDYAYYLRGLSAWQAGRFSLERLRLIDISKRDLGASRDAYNDFRELIQRFPQSEYAADAEQRIVYLREVLARHELHVADFYLRKGAYLAAVERGRWVIENYPQSNSTRDALATMVEGYLGLEMRDRAKEVLDVLIENDPDHEQLQGRRFEPKHVQAKRLSG; translated from the coding sequence ATGCGCGTTTTTATCGCTGCCACCCGCGTGGGCGCCCTAGCCTTGACCGCCGCCTTGCTAGCCGGTTGCGCCAGTAACAATAGCAATACCGAGGAGGGCGAATACGACAATGTCGCCGAGCGTGAGTTGTACGAACAGGCACGAGCCTCGTTGGACAACAATCGCTTCCCCGTGGCCATCGAACGGCTCGAAGCCCTGGACAGCCGCTACCCGTTCGGCGCACACGCAGAACAGGCGCAACTGGAACTCGTCTACGCCTACTACGAGAACAGCGATTGGGAGACGGCGCGCGCCGCCGCAAGCCGCTTCATTCGCCTGCATCCCGACCATCCTCAGGTCGACTACGCCTACTATCTACGCGGCCTTTCCGCCTGGCAGGCGGGGCGCTTCAGTCTCGAACGCCTGCGCCTGATCGATATCTCCAAGCGTGACCTGGGCGCCTCACGGGATGCCTACAATGACTTCCGAGAGCTGATCCAACGCTTCCCGCAGAGCGAATACGCGGCGGATGCCGAGCAGCGCATCGTCTACCTGCGTGAAGTCCTCGCTCGCCACGAATTGCATGTCGCCGATTTCTATCTGCGCAAAGGCGCCTATCTGGCGGCGGTGGAGCGCGGTCGCTGGGTGATCGAGAACTACCCGCAGTCCAACTCCACCCGCGATGCCCTGGCCACGATGGTGGAAGGCTATCTGGGTCTGGAAATGCGCGATCGGGCCAAGGAAGTGCTGGATGTCTTGATTGAAAACGACCCCGACCACGAGCAACTGCAAGGGCGCCGCTTCGAGCCCAAGCATGTACAAGCCAAGCGCTTGAGCGGTTAA
- a CDS encoding methyl-accepting chemotaxis protein gives MTIIGIQQVNRIERDLTTINDVNSAKQRHAIDWRGSVHDRAIVLRDIVLATQASRIPPLLEDMQRLEGGYSAAADAMQTTLEDVSPSAEEQRLLQNIREQATATERLTQEVIDEVLAGNRQAARQLLADQTGPAYREWLTRINGFIDLQGQLNDTVTRSARGTAEGFQMLMLGLTLVALVIGGLIAFVMSRQLLRELGAEPYEVKAFAEAVGRGELTTQGRLRQGDTRSIMASQVEMARQLQSIVTQVRASAEAVAGNSEQIAEGNNDLSSRTEQQASALAQTASAMEELNSTVQQNADNAQQASQEAAGASRIASRSGDAVHQVVATMNDLDKSSQEIASIISTIDAIAFQTNILALNASVEAARAGEHGRGFAVVAEEVRNLAQRSADAAREINELITSNLERVAHGNERAAEADKATAEIVAAITKVTDIMEEISHASVEQSKGVQEVGQAVTEMDQVTQQNAGLVAESATAANNLRQNAHQLLGAMAVFKLPDANPATRAASAAPASAAPEASSARLPTPLKQQQAALEWESF, from the coding sequence TTGACCATCATCGGCATTCAGCAGGTCAACCGCATCGAACGCGACCTCACCACCATCAATGACGTCAACAGCGCCAAGCAGCGCCATGCCATCGATTGGCGCGGCAGTGTGCATGATCGTGCCATTGTGCTTCGCGATATCGTGCTTGCCACGCAAGCGAGCCGAATTCCGCCATTGCTGGAGGATATGCAGCGCCTTGAAGGAGGTTACAGCGCCGCTGCCGACGCCATGCAGACCACGCTGGAAGACGTATCACCCAGCGCCGAAGAGCAGCGATTGCTGCAGAATATCCGTGAGCAAGCAACAGCGACCGAACGGCTTACCCAGGAGGTCATTGACGAGGTGCTCGCCGGCAATCGACAAGCCGCCCGCCAGTTGCTGGCCGACCAGACCGGCCCTGCCTACCGCGAGTGGCTCACCCGCATCAATGGTTTTATCGACTTGCAAGGCCAGCTCAATGACACGGTGACCCGGTCCGCCCGAGGCACCGCTGAAGGCTTTCAGATGCTGATGCTGGGTTTGACTCTGGTGGCCCTGGTTATCGGCGGACTTATCGCCTTCGTCATGTCACGCCAGCTGCTGCGCGAGCTGGGCGCCGAGCCCTATGAGGTAAAAGCCTTTGCCGAAGCGGTGGGTCGCGGCGAATTGACCACTCAGGGCCGGTTACGCCAAGGCGATACCCGTAGCATCATGGCCTCGCAGGTGGAAATGGCGCGCCAGCTGCAGAGCATCGTCACTCAGGTACGCGCTTCGGCGGAAGCGGTAGCCGGCAATAGCGAACAGATTGCCGAGGGCAACAACGACCTGTCCTCGCGGACCGAGCAGCAGGCCAGCGCCCTGGCCCAGACCGCCTCTGCCATGGAAGAACTCAACAGCACGGTCCAGCAGAACGCAGACAATGCCCAGCAGGCTAGCCAGGAAGCGGCGGGAGCATCACGCATCGCCTCGCGCAGTGGTGACGCGGTGCATCAGGTCGTAGCCACCATGAACGACCTGGACAAGAGCTCGCAGGAGATCGCCTCCATTATCTCGACCATCGACGCCATCGCCTTTCAGACCAATATCCTGGCGCTCAATGCCTCGGTGGAAGCGGCACGTGCCGGCGAACACGGCCGCGGCTTTGCCGTGGTCGCGGAGGAAGTGCGCAACCTCGCCCAGCGTAGCGCCGACGCCGCCCGCGAGATCAATGAATTGATCACCAGCAACCTGGAGCGAGTCGCCCACGGCAACGAACGGGCCGCCGAAGCCGACAAGGCCACAGCGGAAATCGTCGCGGCGATCACCAAGGTCACCGACATCATGGAGGAAATCAGTCACGCCAGTGTGGAGCAGAGCAAGGGGGTGCAAGAGGTCGGCCAGGCGGTGACGGAGATGGACCAGGTCACCCAGCAGAATGCCGGGCTGGTAGCGGAGAGCGCCACCGCCGCCAACAACCTGCGCCAGAATGCTCACCAATTGCTGGGAGCGATGGCGGTATTCAAGCTTCCCGATGCCAATCCGGCGACCAGGGCCGCATCAGCTGCACCCGCCTCTGCCGCACCGGAAGCCTCCAGCGCAAGATTGCCGACACCGCTCAAGCAGCAACAAGCCGCGCTGGAATGGGAAAGCTTCTAA
- a CDS encoding NAD+ synthase has protein sequence MQDLTLVMAQLDPLVGDIPGNADRAIEAVREARIEHGADIVVFPELFLSGYPPEDLLLRPSMEARLRHARARMAEKMSREVLVIIGYPGVREGKRYNLAGLLYNGEWQAEYAKQHLPNYQVFDEQRYFTSGTEPLVFDHKGARLGLLICEDLWDGTPVQAACDAGADILVSLNASPYHHDKPAERLRLLEEHAKEVQRPIVYINTIGGQDELVFDGGSCCVDGFGQLQVLAPYWQAGLMPVQFVQRDNLWEPQAGEIEPEVEAEESLYCALVTGLRDYVNKSGFQGVVLGLSGGIDSALSLAIAVDALGPQRVQTVMMPYHYTADISRQDAAEQAELLGVHYETLAIAPMVEAFTETLADSFAGTERDTTEENLQSRCRGVLLMALSNKKGLMVLTTGNKSEMAVGYATLYGDMVGGYNALKDVYKTWVYRLARWRNQQSPAIPERVIERPPSAELAPDQQDSDSLPDYGVLDAILMRYIEGDMSAEAIIEAGYEEDDVYHVVKLVDRCEYKRRQAPVGVRVTPRAFGRDRRYPIVNGWQPGE, from the coding sequence ATGCAAGATTTAACGCTGGTAATGGCGCAGCTTGACCCCCTAGTGGGGGATATTCCCGGTAATGCCGACCGGGCCATCGAGGCCGTGCGGGAAGCGCGGATCGAGCATGGCGCGGATATCGTCGTGTTTCCCGAACTCTTTCTCTCCGGCTATCCTCCCGAGGATCTTCTGCTGCGCCCGTCGATGGAGGCGCGCTTGCGCCATGCCCGTGCCCGTATGGCGGAAAAGATGTCTCGGGAGGTACTGGTGATCATCGGCTATCCCGGGGTACGGGAAGGCAAGCGCTACAACCTGGCCGGGCTGCTCTATAACGGCGAGTGGCAAGCCGAGTACGCCAAGCAGCATCTGCCCAACTACCAGGTCTTCGACGAGCAGCGCTATTTTACGTCGGGCACCGAGCCGCTGGTCTTCGACCACAAGGGCGCCAGGCTGGGCCTTCTGATCTGCGAGGACCTGTGGGATGGCACTCCGGTACAGGCGGCCTGTGATGCCGGAGCGGATATCCTGGTCAGCCTGAATGCCTCTCCTTATCACCATGACAAGCCCGCCGAGCGCCTGCGGCTGCTGGAGGAGCACGCCAAGGAGGTGCAGCGTCCGATCGTCTATATCAATACCATCGGTGGCCAGGACGAGCTGGTATTCGATGGCGGCTCCTGCTGCGTCGACGGTTTCGGCCAGCTACAGGTGCTGGCGCCTTACTGGCAAGCAGGGCTGATGCCGGTGCAGTTCGTGCAACGCGACAATCTGTGGGAGCCCCAGGCCGGTGAAATCGAGCCGGAGGTCGAAGCCGAAGAAAGCCTCTACTGCGCGCTGGTGACGGGGCTGCGCGATTACGTCAACAAGAGTGGTTTTCAGGGCGTGGTGCTGGGACTGTCGGGGGGGATCGATTCCGCGCTCTCCCTGGCGATCGCCGTGGATGCCCTGGGGCCGCAACGGGTACAGACGGTGATGATGCCCTATCACTATACGGCGGATATCTCCAGGCAGGACGCGGCGGAGCAGGCCGAGCTTCTGGGGGTGCATTACGAAACCCTGGCCATCGCGCCGATGGTGGAAGCCTTTACCGAAACGCTGGCGGATAGCTTCGCGGGAACCGAGCGCGACACCACCGAAGAGAACCTGCAGTCGCGTTGCCGGGGCGTGCTGCTGATGGCGCTTTCCAACAAGAAGGGCTTGATGGTACTGACCACGGGCAACAAGAGCGAAATGGCGGTGGGCTATGCCACGCTCTACGGCGACATGGTGGGGGGCTATAACGCCCTCAAGGATGTCTACAAGACCTGGGTGTACCGCCTGGCTCGCTGGCGCAATCAGCAATCCCCGGCGATTCCCGAGCGCGTGATCGAACGCCCGCCGAGTGCCGAGCTGGCACCGGACCAGCAAGACAGCGACTCCTTGCCCGATTACGGCGTGCTGGATGCCATCCTGATGCGCTATATCGAAGGCGACATGAGCGCCGAGGCGATCATCGAGGCGGGATACGAGGAAGACGATGTCTATCATGTGGTCAAGCTGGTGGACCGCTGCGAGTACAAGCGCCGCCAGGCACCGGTGGGCGTGAGAGTGACGCCGCGCGCCTTCGGCCGGGACCGGCGCTATCCCATCGTCAATGGCTGGCAGCCCGGCGAGTGA